Proteins from one Triplophysa dalaica isolate WHDGS20190420 chromosome 6, ASM1584641v1, whole genome shotgun sequence genomic window:
- the med8 gene encoding LOW QUALITY PROTEIN: mediator of RNA polymerase II transcription subunit 8 (The sequence of the model RefSeq protein was modified relative to this genomic sequence to represent the inferred CDS: inserted 1 base in 1 codon), translated as MQQREEKQLDASVESLVTRVAHLKGSLQSFIYKLENEYERLSWPSVLDNFALLSGQLNTINKLLRNEKTPSYKSLVIIPLLLSPDRDEELAKLTEQRVPVFSHEIVPDHLRTKPDPEVEEQEKQLSAEAARIGPEAAQKQIQTLNKLCSNLLEKLNNPRDDRDSESSALRQNKPSFNPADTNALVAAVGFGKNLSKCRPPGSXAPGHTGQAMMSAGPTLQQVTIAGAAGHQPGMSGQVTQQQPGQPGKMPSNIKTNIKSASMHPYNR; from the exons ATGcag cagCGAGAAGAGAAGCAGTTGGACGCGTCCGTGGAGTCTCTGGTTACTCGCGTGGCTCATCTGAAAGGTTCCCTGCAGAGTTTCATTTATAAACTGGAGAACGAATATGAGAGATTGTCATG GCCCTCCGTTCTGGACAATTTTGCACTTCTGTCCGGGCAGTTAAACACCATCAACAAACTGCTTAGAAATGAGAAGACCCCATCATACAAGTCACTGGTCATCATCCCACTGCTGTTGTCTCCTGATCGAGATGAGGAGTTGGCT AAACTGACAGAGCAGCGAGTTCCTGTGTTCAGCCACGAGATTGTGCCAGACCATCTGAGAACCAAACCTGACCCAGAGGTTGAAGAACAGGAGAAGCAATTGAGTGCAGAAGCGGCCAGGATCGGACCAGAGGCAGCGCAG AAACAGATTCAAACATTGAATAAACTTTGCTCGAATCTTTTGGAAAAGCTGAACAACCCTCGTGATGACAGAGACTCTGAATCTTCAG CATTACGACAAAACAAACCGTCCTTCAATCCAGCGGATACAAATGCACTGGTTGCGGCAGTGGGATTCGGAAAGAATCTTTCCAAGTGCAGACCACCGGGCT TTGCTCCTGGTCACACTGGACAGGCGATGATGTCAGCAGGTCCAACGCTGCAGCAGGTCACTATAGCTGGAGCCGCAGGCCATCAGCCAGGCATGAGCGGACAGGTTACACAACAGCAGCCTGGACAACCAG GTAAAATGCCCAGTAACATCAAGACGAACATCAAGTCTGCATCTATGCACCCCTACAATCGATGA